The genome window TCATGTCACCAGCATAGATATAAAAAAATATGTCAATGACCTCATTAATAATCTGATGTATGCTTATGGTTTTCGCCCAGATGAAGTCAGTGTGGAAAAAGTAGTAGAAGAAAAATATCTCTCTGTTGACCTTGTAATCCCATTAGGGCTAATACTCAACGAGCTACTTAGCAATTCTTTCAAACATGCTTTTGAGGATATTGATTCGCCAAAATTGACAATTGAAATTAAGGAAGATAGCAAGCAACTAATTATTAAAACTGCAGATAATGGTTCTGGAACTCCTTCTGCGAAGTCATCCGAAAACTCTTTTGGTATACAAATGATCAATTCATTGATCAAACAATTAGATGGAGTAATCACTTCCTTAAATGAAGGAAATGGATATTCTACTTTAATTCAGATACCTTTGAATTAATATGAAACGTATTTTAATCGTAGAAGACGAAATTTTAATTGCAGAAGACCTTAAACTTAGGCTTGAAATAAGAGGGTTTGAAATCATTGGTATAGCAATAAATGTACAGCACGCTTTGGCGCTATTGAGTGAGTTTGAGGTTGATTTATGTCTGCTTGATATTAACCTTGGAGAAGATGTTGATGGCGTTCAATTGGCAGCTAAGATTAAGGATGAATACCAAATTCCTATAATTTTTCTTACTTCATACGGAGACGATGATACTTTTAAATATGCTAAACGAGTGAAACCTGAAGCTTATCTGACAAAACCGTTCAATGAACTAGAAGTCAGCAGAGCAATTGAGTTAGCATTACAATCTGAAGTGCAAGACCCTCAACACTCAGAAACAGGGAAAAGTATTTTCCTAAACAAAAAAGGACAGAAGGTAAAAGTTGGTTATCATGAAATACTATGGGCTGAGGCGCAAAGCAATTATACTTTAATCAGTACACTGAATGGTTTTTTCATTCTTTCAGTTACACTTCGAGAGTTTGAAGAAAGGCTACAAAGCCCCCAACTTTTTTTGAGAGTACACCGTTCGTACCTCATTTCTAAAGCTTTTGTAGAGACGATTAATGGAAATAATTTAAAGATTGGTAAAAAACAAATACCAATTAGTAGAAGTCGAAAATCAGAAATCATTAAGCACTTTGATTTCCTGTAACAAGACATTTTTTTAATATAAAACAGATAGAATAAGACCTTTAATCACCATTTACTCATAAAAATATACCACTCACTCATTAGTTTTTTCACCTGTTTTAACCTCCTCCTATATTTCGATCATAATTAGAAAATCACACAATTTTTCAACTTCTGATTATATCATAAATCGAAATTTTTACTAAAACATTTTCATTGTGAAAAAACAACAATCAAAGCTTTCCCCAATCAGCTTATTGGTATTTTGCTTAGGTATATTTTTTACAGCTTGTGAAGAAGATCTTATTGAAGATTCTAATGAAGTTCAGTCAGGTACAGAAGATTTTAAAAACGCTGAATCTGTATTGGGAAGAGGATATGATGCTACCTTAGAGTTTTGTAATACAACCTTAGCCAAAGAAGAGGTACTAAACTTTACTCGATTAGTAAATGATGGAAAAATCATCAAGGATACTAATATAGAAAGTTCGAATATCCTTATAACTGAAGGAAATTCAATACAGGATTTTCAAAAAGGTTTCGAATTTTCAATCTCTGGAGGCGTTTCTAACAGCATCAAAAAGGGTCTTTTTTCAGGAGAAGCAAAACGGACATTCAATTTATCAAAAGGTGCATATAACAATTACTCTTATGCTACATACCGCCAACTTACGAGCAAATATGGACTTTATGTAGATGGTCGTTTAACTCCTTCAAATTTATACTCATATGTTACTGATAGTTTTCTTCAACGAGTAGAAAATACAGACTTTTCATCAACAGAAGAGACTTTAAAATTTATCAATTCCTATGGGACACATGTTTGTGTAGGTGGTACTTGGGGAGGATCTCTTTTATACAACATGAGTGCTGAACGAAAGACCTCCAATACACAAGTATCATTAGGACAGTATGCAGAATTTGAAGCTACTATAAAAGTGATCGGTGTCAGTGGAAATCAAAGCTTGGAAGCTTCTTTTGAAGAGTACTTTGAATCATCTACTAAAACAGTCGAGGTTAATGCTATTGGAGGAAAATCAGAACTTGCAGGAGTAATTGGGACAAATCCAACAGAAGAAAATTACTATGCTTGGTTAGAGACAATTGGTGAAAATCCTGTTTTATGTAACTATTATCCTGGAGGACTTATACCTATTTGGGAGTTTATTGAAGATTCTAATACAAAAAGTATAATAGAAGATGCTATTTCAATCTATTATGAGAGTAAAGGGATTGAAACCATTGAAGCAACAAAGTCATCGACAAAGACTCATTCATTCCAAATAGAAGGTGATCAGTACTTCAGAGAAAATAAAGGAGATAATAATATGGATACAGAAAATGGTAAGAATACGGGTGTGAAAATCGACGTTGAATTAAGAATGGATGCAGGGAATGATGAAAATGTTATAGGAATATTCCATGAAGTCACATTTGAAGAAGGAGGTATTGGAAGTGACAAAAATACTAGATTCGTATTAAAAGAACCATATTTTGTAACTATCCCTATTAACAATAAAGTTTTAAGTTTCTCGGATGGTAAAGCTTCTATTCGAAAAGTGTATTCCAAAAATATTAGTGGTCAAAAACGTGGATATTTTAATATAAATGTGAGTGAAGAAATTCCATTCCTAAAGAATGTAAAGATCAGTTATGATGAAGCACATGGAAGTGATCTTAATGATTCAAAAATTAAAGGTGAATTTGTAATAGATGTAATTGTCCCTAATAATTAATACGCAGAAATTGGATTGAACATAAACAACTGAGGAGAAGCTAGCGGTTTGATCTTATATTTAAAGATCTGCCGCTAGTCTTATTCTCGCAGACTCAATCAAATATATGATTGAGTTTTAGCCTAGTTGCATTGTTGATTATTGTTCTCTGTTTGTACTCATTCTATATTTTAAATGTGCTTACAAATGCGGCATGATCAGATTCTGGAAATTTCTGATCACTTGCAAAAGGTAAACTCTCATCGTGCAAATTCTCATTGAAAATAGATGCTGACTGAAAATATGGAACCAATGATTGTGAAATCAGCATGTGATCCAGCAAGTTCTTATGCCCATGATGAAGGTGAGAATATTGGATTGAAGATGGAATACCATTACTACACGGTATCATAACTTTTGACCTCAAACTAGGATTGCTCGTATTCTCTACACTTCCGATTATAGCTTCTACAGGAACTTGATCTGGTTCAGCATTGAAGTCCCCACAAACAATGATTTTAGCATCCGCTTCTTGCTCAAAGATTTCATCTAGCAAAATTCTCGTTTCAATAGCTTGCCCCACTCGTTTGATGGAAGAAAGAAAATAACCTTCAGCCCACCCTGCTGCAGAATTCCATTTATAACCATCTTTCTGCCCAGAAACATTTGAAGCTAACCTTGATTTGAGATGAAGATTAATTAGGTGCAGTTCACCAAGTTCTGGATGATCAATTTTTACATGCAAAATTGGGCGCTCCCAGCTCACATCTTTTACCTCTTCTGCAGGTTCTGCTGTCACTTTTCTGTACCCTAGCTTCTCAATTTTATCATTTCGATATTGATTCACTTCCGTAATTGGATACTTGGAAAGTATAACCAAGTTTCGTTTGTCATAAACCTTGTTTTCTGAGGTTTTAGTTGATGCTAGAAAGTAGTTTTCATAGGGGCCATCTTCAAGTAAATCTTTAAGAGCAAGTAAATCTCTTTGCTCTGTTCCACCTTCATCCGTGTACTCTTGACCGTGAATTTCTTGGAAGAAAATCAACTCAGAATCTAATCTCCTCAACATTGCTTGGAGTACGGGTTTTCTTTCTTGGAACACG of Sediminitomix flava contains these proteins:
- a CDS encoding LytR/AlgR family response regulator transcription factor, producing the protein MKRILIVEDEILIAEDLKLRLEIRGFEIIGIAINVQHALALLSEFEVDLCLLDINLGEDVDGVQLAAKIKDEYQIPIIFLTSYGDDDTFKYAKRVKPEAYLTKPFNELEVSRAIELALQSEVQDPQHSETGKSIFLNKKGQKVKVGYHEILWAEAQSNYTLISTLNGFFILSVTLREFEERLQSPQLFLRVHRSYLISKAFVETINGNNLKIGKKQIPISRSRKSEIIKHFDFL
- a CDS encoding MAC/perforin domain-containing protein, yielding MKKQQSKLSPISLLVFCLGIFFTACEEDLIEDSNEVQSGTEDFKNAESVLGRGYDATLEFCNTTLAKEEVLNFTRLVNDGKIIKDTNIESSNILITEGNSIQDFQKGFEFSISGGVSNSIKKGLFSGEAKRTFNLSKGAYNNYSYATYRQLTSKYGLYVDGRLTPSNLYSYVTDSFLQRVENTDFSSTEETLKFINSYGTHVCVGGTWGGSLLYNMSAERKTSNTQVSLGQYAEFEATIKVIGVSGNQSLEASFEEYFESSTKTVEVNAIGGKSELAGVIGTNPTEENYYAWLETIGENPVLCNYYPGGLIPIWEFIEDSNTKSIIEDAISIYYESKGIETIEATKSSTKTHSFQIEGDQYFRENKGDNNMDTENGKNTGVKIDVELRMDAGNDENVIGIFHEVTFEEGGIGSDKNTRFVLKEPYFVTIPINNKVLSFSDGKASIRKVYSKNISGQKRGYFNINVSEEIPFLKNVKISYDEAHGSDLNDSKIKGEFVIDVIVPNN
- a CDS encoding endonuclease/exonuclease/phosphatase family protein; protein product: MKVATYNIENLDFKGTELNPVFQERKPVLQAMLRRLDSELIFFQEIHGQEYTDEGGTEQRDLLALKDLLEDGPYENYFLASTKTSENKVYDKRNLVILSKYPITEVNQYRNDKIEKLGYRKVTAEPAEEVKDVSWERPILHVKIDHPELGELHLINLHLKSRLASNVSGQKDGYKWNSAAGWAEGYFLSSIKRVGQAIETRILLDEIFEQEADAKIIVCGDFNAEPDQVPVEAIIGSVENTSNPSLRSKVMIPCSNGIPSSIQYSHLHHGHKNLLDHMLISQSLVPYFQSASIFNENLHDESLPFASDQKFPESDHAAFVSTFKI